In Rhodamnia argentea isolate NSW1041297 chromosome 4, ASM2092103v1, whole genome shotgun sequence, the following proteins share a genomic window:
- the LOC115751283 gene encoding protein CHLOROPLAST IMPORT APPARATUS 2-like, with protein MSSCLSGGGRTYQFDLEIINKSRWISASRSSSPPSSSSSPASTLSESSNSPISISTRKTRTPRKRPNQIYNEAAALLSTVYPNIFSAKNLKNPRKFSNFEDYFSDESSDLLLPLPDFETASFLLHQPIPAKSDPRIEPKCSPRFPESQCGDNESISKSPQLDDEFNDDEFDAESILDEETGEGIDSILGNLSASAAANDEAEATASYGIPVGLGFGTRRGIRPLKRVDEASWWNFSTVDVVEISPKLNSRASDSNSVDKKKNKNKKKSDKTPLEPKTLMAASASASAARELPKSGLLMLKLNYDGVLDAWSRRGRPFSGESPVPDVPVGLADFDSFPKYGTEKDGMGPRYKEKRLTRLFSKKIEYQVKRAHANERPRVKGRFVRRPDSSGSDPK; from the exons ATGTCTTCATGCTTGAGCGGCGGTGGAAGGACATACCAGTTCGACCTGGAAATCATCAATAAGTCCCGTTGGATATCGGCATCTCGATCATCGtcacctccttcttcttcttcttcacctgcTTCGACTCTTTCAGAATCAAGCAATTCTCCAATCTCGATCTCCACCAGAAAAACACGCACACCCAGAAAACGGCCCAATCAGATTTACAACGAGGCGGCTGCTCTGCTCTCCACCGTCTACCCCAACATTTTCTCCGCTAAAAATCTCAAGAATCCCCGGAAATTCTCCAATTTCGAGGACTATTTCTCCGATGAATCCTCCGATTTGCTGTTACCTCTTCCAGACTTCGAGACGGCCAGCTTCTTACTCCACCAGCCGATTCCAGCCAAATCAGATCCCCGAATCGAACCGAAGTGTTCTCCACGATTTCCTGAAAGTCAATGCGGCGACAACGAAAGCATATCAAAGTCGCCGCAATTGGACGATGAGTTCAACGACGACGAATTCGACGCGGAATCGATCCTCGACGAAGAGACCGGGGAAGGAATCGACAGTATCTTGGGGAACCTAAGCGCGAGCGCCGCCGCGAACGATGAAGCCGAAGCGACGGCGAGCTACGGGATTCCGGTCGGATTGGGGTTCGGGACGAGGAGGGGGATCAGGCCGCTGAAGCGCGTCGACGAAGCGAGCTGGTGGAATTTCTCCACCGTCGACGTCGTCGAGATCTCTCCGAAACTCAACAGCAGAGCATCGGATTCGAATTCGGTGgataagaagaagaacaagaacaagaagaaatctGATAAGACTCCGTTGGAACCGAAAACCCTAATGGCGGCGTCGGCATCGGCATCGGCGGCGAGAGAGCTGCCGAAATCCGGCCTTTTGATGCTGAAATTGAACTATGACGGCGTGCTAGATGCTTGGTCCCGCCGTGGGAGGCCTTTTTCCGGCGAGAGCCCCGTCCCCGACGTGCCG GTTGGGCTAGCAGATTTTGATTCATTTCCAAAATATGGAACGGAGAAGGACGGCATGGGGCCGCGCTACAAGGAAAAGCGTCTCACACGCCTTTTCTCCAAGAAGATCGAGTACCAAGTCAAGAGAGCACACGCCAATGAAAGGCCTAGAGTGAAG GGGCGTTTTGTGAGAAGGCCAGATTCAAGCGGCAGTGACCCGAAATGA